In the Lepisosteus oculatus isolate fLepOcu1 chromosome 6, fLepOcu1.hap2, whole genome shotgun sequence genome, one interval contains:
- the mcm3l gene encoding MCM3 minichromosome maintenance deficient 3 (S. cerevisiae), like yields the protein MDGGFEDQELREAQREYLDFLDDDQDQGVYHGKVRAMVSENRCRLIVNINDLRRRNEKRANLLVNDAFKELIAFQRALKDFVASVDGTYAKQFEEFFVGLEGSFGGKHVSPRTLTARLLGNMVCVEGIVTKCSLVRPKVTRSVHYCPATKKTLERRYTDLTSLDAFPSSAIYPTKDEENNPLETEFGLSTYKDHQTLTIQEMPEKAPAGQLPRSIDIITDDDLVDKVKPGDRVQLVGVYRCLPAKHGGYTSGTFRTTLLANNIKLLSKEMAPTFSADDVGKIKKFSRTHSKDVFEHLSKSLAPSIHGHEYIKKAILCLLLGGNEKILENGTRIRGDINILLIGDPSVAKSQLLRYVLFTAPRAIPTTGRGSSGVGLTAAVTTDQETGERRLEAGAMVLADRGVVCIDEFDKMSDMDRTAIHEVMEQGRVTIAKAGIQARLNARCSVLAAANPVYGRYDQYRTPMENIGLQDSLLSRFDLLFIVLDHMDPDSDREISEHVLRMHRYRAPGEQDGTALPLGCTIDLFATEDPNITEAADRELQIYEKRDNLLHGHRKKKEKIVSMEFIKKYVHVAKLMKPLLTQEAADFISEEYSRLRSHDQLNSDSARTMPITARALETMIRLATAHAKARMSKAIELQDSQAALELIQFAYFKKILDKEKKKKVDMDSMNGDVPQSQEDSSQRSMRKSSRLMSKDLDSTEAEDMDCYDFSLDEQHADVQLGSGQRHRRAEDRGTPKKKTEVHKDRLKLFKAALLKAFKATRSQSISIPEVIANINKGNNDPFEPDEVKQLLGQMQDDNQVMVSEDVVFLI from the exons ATGGACGGTGGTTTTGAAGACCAAGAGCTGCGTGAAGCGCAGAGAGAGTACTTGGATTTTCTCGATGATGAT CAAGATCAAGGTGTTTATCATGGGAAAGTAAGAGCTATGGTCTCAGAAAATCGCTGTCGTTTAATTGTCAATATTAACGATCTCCGAAGAAGAAATGAGAAGAGAGCCAACTT GTTGGTTAATGATGCGTTTAAGGAGCTCATTGCTTTTCAAAGAGCCTTGAAAGATTTTGTGGCCTCCGTTGATGGGACCTATGCCAAGCAGTTTGAAGAGTTCTTTGTGGGCCTGGAAGGAAGTTTCGGAGGGAAGCACGTCTCCCCACGCACGCTGACTGCACGTTTACTTGGCAACATGGTCTGTGTCGAAGGAATCGTCACCAAGT GCTCACTGGTGAGGCCCAAGGTGACCCGTAGTGTACACTACTGTCCCGCTACTAAGAAAACGCTTGAAAGGAGGTACACTGACCTCACCTCTTTAGATGCTTTTCCTTCAAGTGCAATCTACCCAACTAAG GATGAAGAGAATAATCCTTTAGAGACTGAATTTGGGCTCAGTACTTACAAGGACCATCAGACGCTGACTATCCAGGAGATGCCCGAAAAGGCACCTGCTGGCCAGTTGCCTCGCTCGATTGACATAATCACCGACGATGATCTGGTTGACAAAGTCAAGCCTGGAGACAGAGTGCAGCTGGTAGGAGTCTATCGTTGTCTCCCAGCCAAGCATGGAGGCTACACTTCAGGCACGTTCAG GACAACCCTGCTTGCCAACAATATAAAGCTTCTGAGCAAGGAAATGGCTCCTACGTTTTCTGCTGATGATGTGGGCAAGATAAAGAAGTTCAGTAGAACCCATTCCAAA GATGTCTTTGAACATTTGAGCAAGTCGCTGGCACCTAGTATCCATGGCCATgagtatattaaaaaagcaattcTGTGTCTGTTGCTTGGAGGAAATGAGAAGATTTTGGAAAATGGGACGCGTATAAGAGGCGATATCAACATCTTACTAATAG GCGACCCTTCTGTGGCGAAGTCCCAGCTGCTGCGCTATGTGCTCTTCACGGCTCCGCGGGCCATTCCCACCACTGGAAGGGGGTCGTCAGGGGTGGGCTTGACCGCAGCCGTCACCACGGATCAGGAGACCG GGGAGCGCAGGCTGGAGGCCGGGGCCATGGTGCTGGCGGACCGAGGCGTCGTCTGCATCGACGAGTTTGACAAGATGTCTGACATGGACCGGACCGCCATCCATGAGGTGATGGAGCAGGGCCGCGTCACGATCGCCAAGGCGGGGATCCAGGCCCGGCTGAACGCTCGCTGCAGCGTGCTGGCCGCAGCCAACCCGGTTTACGGGAGG TATGATCAATATAGAACCCCAATGGAGAATATTGGACTGCAGGACTCTCTGCTGTCAAGATTTGATCTGTTGTTCATAGTCTTGGACCACATGGACCCCGACAGTGACAGAGAGATCTCTGAGCATGTTCTTCGTATGCACAGATACAGAGCTCCCGGAGAGCAAGACGGCACTG CTCTGCCACTGGGTTGCACAATAGATCTGTTTGCCACAGAGGATCCAAATATTACCGAAGCAGCTGACCGAGAACTTCAGATATATGAAAAGCGGGACAACCTTTTACACGGACATCGAAAGAAAAA AGAAAAGATAGTCAGCATGGAGTTCATTAAGAAGTACGTACATGTTGCCAAGCTGATGAAGCCCCTGCTGACCCAGGAGGCTGCGGACTTCATCTCTGAAGAGTACTCCAGGCTGAGGAGTCATGATCAGCTGAACTCCGACTCCGCTCGG ACGATGCCAATCACGGCCAGAGCTCTGGAGACCATGATCCGATTGGCCACGGCCCACGCGAAAGCCAGGATGAGCAAAGCCATTGAACTTCAGGACTCTCAGGCGGCTCTGGAGCTCATTCAGTTTGCTTACTTTAAAAAG ATTTtggacaaagaaaaaaagaaaaaggtggaCATGGACAGCATGAATGGCGACGTCCCTCAAAGTCAAGAGGATTCAAGCCAGAGAAGCATGAG AAAGAGTTCTAGGCTCATGTCCAAGGATCTGGATTCGACTGAAGCCGAGGACATGGATTGCTATGACTTCAGCCTTGATGAACAGCATGCAGATGTGCAGC TGGGTTCTGGACAAAGGCACAGACGTGCAGAGGACAGAGGAACACCAAAGAAAAAGACTGAAGTCCACAAAGACAG